A region from the Riemerella anatipestifer genome encodes:
- a CDS encoding ABC transporter permease/M1 family aminopeptidase, whose translation MKTIFIFELKRWLKNWVFYLYLLIFFSLGFLISAIALGYFDSLSATTSSNRFVNSALSLNGLLGQLGTFINFIIPAVVGATVYRDYKYNFHSIFYAYPFSKSSYILGKFLSGILVTVLISLSIGAAFLLASVLPFANKDLLAPIDFFAYIQPYLLFIIPNIFVIGAFVFALVTLTRNEYIGFVFVIILILFQSFIYNMTNDVDDKFWVSLLDPYGAISLDYLTEYWTIEEQNTLFIPFKSALLYNRLVWVGLGILVFVATYFIFSFNYTVPSFFGKKKKAQRFTKNNFGGIIKINLPKVSYHYDFWNNFKTAISLSKFEFKLIVKNRIFLIFITILMLFIVFSGYTLGQELFGTRTYPVTWKVIGMAKGLLEVFLLLIIYLFAGISLNNASNFRINHLVDSTPVPNWVLLMSKVLGLIKMVILIMLVSITSGMLIQSYYGYFKFEIGQYLITFLGLELLYYIIVILYAVFIQGFFKNYLVGFFVIILSMMYPLVFSKIGLEHKFYYFNSSGGGYSYSDMNGFGIYRTYLYYKLYWLLFCGVLYLLTLAFWRRGIFSGAKERIKIFFSRVKQTNIAIPLILFLVLFLGLGYAFYYQAVKLEPYYSRQEEEKMLIDYEKQYKKYENYPQPRIVDVKVDMAIFPKERNYKATAEYTLVNKTEKAIDSLFVNYHNNLKAINFSTAANLVHKDSVQYFDIYRLKTPLQPGESIKVNFTVQNKPNTWLKDRSPILENGTFINNSIFPSFGYNASAEIKDNDIRKKYQLPDTEIMADPKNLKARENTYIATDSDWINFEATVSTSADQIAIAPGYLQKEWTENGRRYFYYKMNQKMLNFYAFNSGRYEVKKEKYNGINYEIYYHKGHEYNLDRMMEAMKKSIKYYSENFSPYQHKQARIIEFPKTEGTFAQAFANTMPFSEGIGFIAMVDLDNPNSVDYPFSVVSHEMAHQWWAHQVIGANTKGSTLLSESLSEYSSLKVLEKEYGKYQMRKFLKEALDKYLQGRTFEWKEENPLMYVENQQYIHYNKGALVLYAMSDYLGERKFNNILKSFVEKTAFQEAPYTTSIEFVEHLKANTPPHLQYLIRDMFETITLYDNRVEDVKVTPLSNGKYQVDIKFLVSKYQTNPKGDAIYKDAKGKGLEAQIRKSKVKSLPLADYIEIGVFAEPIKKNGHQYENEIYNKKYFINKIDNHIRIVVDKKPYEVGVDSYNKLIDRISEDNRKRVK comes from the coding sequence ATGAAAACGATTTTTATATTTGAACTGAAAAGATGGTTGAAAAATTGGGTATTTTACCTTTATTTACTCATTTTCTTTTCTTTAGGATTTTTAATATCTGCGATAGCGTTGGGCTATTTTGATAGTTTATCTGCTACCACTTCATCTAATAGATTTGTAAACTCTGCTTTGAGCCTTAACGGATTATTAGGGCAACTAGGGACTTTTATCAATTTTATTATCCCCGCAGTAGTAGGTGCAACGGTATATCGAGATTATAAGTACAACTTTCATAGTATATTTTACGCCTATCCGTTCAGTAAATCTAGCTATATTTTAGGTAAGTTTTTAAGTGGAATACTCGTAACAGTACTGATTTCCTTATCAATAGGTGCAGCGTTTTTATTAGCTTCTGTGTTGCCTTTCGCAAACAAAGATTTATTAGCTCCTATTGATTTTTTTGCCTATATACAGCCTTATCTTTTGTTTATTATTCCTAATATATTTGTGATAGGAGCTTTTGTTTTTGCGTTGGTAACTTTAACGAGAAATGAATACATCGGTTTTGTTTTTGTGATAATTCTGATACTGTTTCAGTCGTTTATCTATAATATGACCAATGATGTAGATGATAAATTTTGGGTAAGTTTGCTAGACCCTTATGGTGCTATATCACTAGATTACCTTACAGAATACTGGACGATTGAAGAGCAGAATACACTGTTTATCCCTTTCAAGAGTGCCTTGCTTTACAATAGACTTGTATGGGTTGGTCTAGGGATTTTGGTTTTTGTAGCAACCTATTTTATATTCTCGTTTAACTACACAGTGCCTAGTTTTTTTGGTAAAAAGAAGAAAGCACAAAGGTTTACAAAGAATAATTTTGGAGGAATTATTAAAATCAATTTGCCTAAAGTAAGCTATCATTACGATTTTTGGAACAACTTTAAAACAGCCATAAGTTTATCTAAATTTGAGTTTAAGCTCATTGTGAAGAACAGAATTTTTCTTATTTTCATTACAATACTTATGCTGTTTATTGTATTTTCGGGCTATACCTTAGGGCAAGAGTTATTTGGAACCAGAACTTATCCTGTAACTTGGAAAGTTATAGGTATGGCTAAAGGACTTCTTGAAGTATTTTTGTTGTTAATCATTTATTTATTCGCAGGAATTAGTCTTAATAATGCTTCTAATTTTAGAATTAATCATTTGGTAGATAGTACTCCTGTTCCTAATTGGGTGCTTTTGATGTCTAAAGTTTTAGGACTTATAAAAATGGTGATACTTATTATGCTAGTAAGTATTACTTCAGGAATGCTGATTCAGTCTTATTATGGCTATTTTAAATTTGAAATAGGTCAATACCTTATAACTTTCTTAGGTTTAGAGCTATTGTATTACATTATTGTCATTTTATATGCTGTGTTTATACAAGGATTTTTCAAAAACTATCTTGTTGGTTTTTTTGTAATTATCCTAAGTATGATGTATCCGCTTGTATTTTCTAAAATAGGGTTAGAACACAAATTTTATTATTTTAATAGTTCGGGAGGCGGTTATAGCTATTCTGATATGAATGGTTTTGGAATTTATAGAACTTACCTTTACTATAAGTTGTATTGGTTGTTGTTTTGTGGTGTTCTGTATCTACTCACTTTAGCCTTTTGGAGACGAGGCATTTTCTCTGGAGCTAAAGAGAGAATAAAAATATTCTTTTCAAGAGTAAAACAAACCAATATAGCTATCCCTCTTATCTTGTTTTTGGTTTTATTTTTAGGACTAGGATATGCTTTTTATTATCAAGCCGTAAAGCTAGAACCTTATTATTCTAGGCAAGAAGAAGAAAAGATGCTGATAGATTATGAAAAACAATACAAAAAATACGAAAACTATCCACAACCAAGAATTGTAGATGTTAAAGTAGATATGGCTATTTTTCCTAAAGAAAGAAACTACAAAGCCACCGCAGAATATACTTTGGTTAATAAGACTGAAAAAGCAATAGATAGCCTATTCGTAAACTATCATAACAATCTTAAAGCAATTAATTTTAGTACTGCTGCTAATTTGGTACACAAAGATAGTGTGCAATATTTTGATATTTATAGACTTAAAACGCCATTACAACCAGGAGAATCAATTAAAGTTAATTTTACGGTTCAGAATAAGCCTAACACTTGGCTCAAAGACAGGTCGCCTATATTGGAGAATGGTACTTTTATCAATAATTCTATTTTTCCTAGTTTTGGTTATAATGCTAGTGCAGAGATAAAGGATAATGATATTAGAAAAAAATATCAGCTCCCTGATACCGAAATTATGGCAGACCCTAAAAATCTGAAAGCAAGAGAAAATACCTACATAGCAACAGATTCGGATTGGATAAACTTTGAAGCTACGGTAAGCACTTCAGCAGACCAAATCGCGATTGCTCCAGGCTATCTTCAAAAAGAATGGACGGAAAATGGCAGACGCTATTTCTACTATAAAATGAACCAAAAAATGCTCAATTTCTATGCCTTTAATTCGGGGAGATATGAAGTTAAGAAGGAAAAGTATAACGGAATTAATTACGAAATCTACTATCATAAAGGGCACGAATACAACCTTGATAGAATGATGGAAGCAATGAAAAAATCCATTAAATACTATTCTGAAAACTTTAGTCCTTATCAGCATAAACAAGCGAGGATTATAGAGTTTCCTAAAACCGAAGGTACTTTTGCGCAAGCATTTGCCAACACGATGCCTTTCTCCGAGGGTATAGGTTTTATAGCGATGGTGGATTTAGATAATCCTAATTCTGTGGACTATCCATTCTCTGTGGTTTCTCACGAAATGGCACATCAGTGGTGGGCTCATCAAGTTATAGGAGCTAATACTAAAGGTTCCACACTTTTATCTGAATCTTTATCAGAGTACAGTTCTTTAAAAGTATTAGAAAAAGAATACGGTAAATACCAGATGAGAAAGTTTTTGAAAGAGGCTTTAGATAAATATCTACAAGGGAGAACTTTTGAATGGAAGGAAGAAAATCCTTTAATGTACGTAGAAAATCAGCAGTACATACACTATAACAAGGGAGCTCTAGTACTTTATGCTATGAGCGATTATTTAGGAGAGAGAAAATTCAATAATATACTGAAATCGTTTGTTGAAAAAACAGCATTTCAAGAAGCTCCTTATACTACTTCTATAGAATTTGTAGAACATTTAAAAGCCAATACACCACCTCATTTACAGTACCTTATCCGTGATATGTTTGAAACCATTACACTTTACGATAATAGGGTAGAAGATGTTAAGGTAACACCATTGTCTAATGGTAAATATCAAGTGGATATTAAGTTTTTAGTATCTAAGTATCAAACCAATCCGAAAGGAGATGCTATTTATAAAGATGCTAAAGGTAAAGGCTTAGAAGCTCAAATTAGAAAAAGTAAGGTAAAATCGTTACCTCTGGCTGATTATATTGAAATAGGTGTTTTTGCAGAACCTATCAAGAAGAACGGTCATCAGTATGAAAATGAAATTTATAACAAAAAATATTTCATTAACAAGATAGACAATCATATTAGGATTGTTGTAGATAAAAAACCTTACGAAGTGGGAGTGGATTCCTATAATAAACTCATTGATAGAATTTCCGAAGATAATAGGAAAAGGGTTAAATAA
- a CDS encoding NADP-dependent isocitrate dehydrogenase — MSTAKIYYTLTDEAPMLATHSFLPIVKAFTKSADIQIEVPDISLSGRILANFPEVLTEEQRIPDALSQLGELATKPEANIIKLPNISASIPQLNEAIEELQKKGFNVPNYPAEPKTEEEKEIKAKYAKVLGSAVNPVLREGNSDRRAPKAVKNYAKANPHRMGEWKSDSKTDVAHMNQGDFYGTETSTTVEKDGKFKIVFFGNDGSEKVLKDYASLQAGEIIDSSVMNINALKTFVKEAIQEAKSRNVLLSAHLKATMMKVSDPIIFGAIVETFFHEVFEKYAETFKSLDVNPNDGLASLYDKIAGIAQEADIKADIDRVLNESSRVAMVNSDKGITNFHVPSDVIVDASMAALVRGGGKMWNKDGQEEDTLAIIPDRSYAGFYQAVIDDMKANGKLDPTTMGSVPNVGLMAKKAEEYGSHDKTFQMEAKGTVKVLNENNEVLLEQKVEAGDIFRMCQTKDAPIQDWVKLAVNRSRLSDTPAIFWLDKGRAHDREVIKKVEQYLKNHNTEGLDIKILDVKDAMSETLKRAREGKDTISVSGNVLRDYLTDLFPILELGTSAKMLSIVPLMNGGGLFETGAGGSAPKHIEQFIEEGYLRWDSLGEFLALQASLEHLAQTQNNTKAQVLADALDEANAKFLANDKSPARKIGSIDNRGSHFYLALYWAEALAAQTQDSELSALFQPIAKEMQENEAKINEELIASQGKAQDIEGYYRPNEDKTYAAMRPSVTLNQIIDRI; from the coding sequence ATGTCAACAGCTAAAATTTACTACACCCTTACAGATGAGGCTCCTATGTTAGCCACTCATTCATTTTTACCTATTGTAAAAGCATTTACAAAATCAGCAGATATACAGATAGAAGTACCGGATATTTCTTTATCAGGGAGAATATTGGCTAACTTTCCAGAAGTTCTTACCGAAGAACAAAGAATTCCTGATGCTTTGTCTCAATTAGGAGAATTAGCTACAAAACCAGAAGCTAACATTATTAAGTTGCCTAATATTTCCGCTTCTATACCTCAGCTTAACGAGGCTATAGAAGAATTACAGAAAAAAGGATTTAATGTACCTAATTATCCTGCAGAGCCAAAAACAGAAGAAGAAAAAGAAATTAAGGCTAAATATGCTAAAGTGCTTGGCTCGGCTGTAAACCCTGTGCTTAGAGAAGGTAATTCTGACAGAAGAGCTCCTAAGGCTGTTAAAAACTATGCAAAAGCTAATCCTCATAGAATGGGTGAATGGAAGTCTGATAGTAAAACAGATGTGGCTCATATGAACCAAGGAGATTTCTACGGTACTGAAACTTCTACGACTGTAGAGAAAGATGGTAAGTTTAAAATTGTGTTCTTTGGAAATGATGGTTCAGAGAAAGTACTAAAAGATTATGCATCTCTTCAAGCAGGAGAGATTATAGACTCGTCTGTGATGAACATCAACGCCTTAAAAACTTTTGTAAAAGAGGCGATACAAGAAGCTAAAAGTAGAAATGTATTGCTTTCTGCTCATTTAAAGGCAACTATGATGAAGGTGTCTGACCCTATTATTTTTGGGGCTATTGTTGAAACATTCTTCCATGAAGTGTTTGAAAAGTATGCGGAGACCTTCAAATCATTAGATGTTAATCCTAACGATGGACTAGCAAGTCTTTATGATAAAATTGCAGGAATTGCTCAAGAAGCTGATATAAAAGCTGATATAGATCGTGTTCTAAACGAAAGTTCTAGAGTAGCAATGGTAAACTCGGATAAGGGAATTACCAATTTCCATGTTCCTAGTGATGTTATTGTAGATGCTTCTATGGCGGCATTAGTTCGTGGTGGCGGTAAAATGTGGAACAAAGACGGACAAGAGGAAGATACTTTAGCCATAATTCCAGACCGTTCTTATGCTGGTTTCTATCAAGCTGTAATAGATGATATGAAAGCTAATGGAAAGTTAGACCCTACTACTATGGGTAGTGTACCTAATGTGGGACTAATGGCTAAAAAGGCAGAAGAGTATGGTTCTCACGATAAGACTTTCCAAATGGAAGCTAAAGGTACTGTAAAAGTCCTTAATGAAAATAACGAAGTTTTATTAGAACAAAAAGTAGAGGCTGGAGATATTTTCAGAATGTGCCAAACTAAAGATGCTCCTATACAAGATTGGGTTAAATTAGCGGTTAACCGTTCTCGTTTATCGGATACTCCAGCTATATTTTGGTTAGATAAAGGTAGAGCTCACGATAGAGAAGTTATCAAAAAAGTAGAACAATATCTTAAAAATCATAATACAGAAGGTCTTGATATTAAAATTTTAGATGTTAAAGACGCAATGTCTGAAACGCTTAAAAGAGCTAGAGAAGGTAAAGACACTATTTCTGTATCTGGCAATGTTCTTAGAGATTACCTTACGGATTTATTCCCTATCCTAGAGTTAGGAACTTCTGCTAAGATGTTGTCTATTGTACCTCTTATGAATGGCGGTGGGTTATTTGAGACAGGTGCAGGAGGTTCTGCTCCTAAACATATAGAGCAGTTTATAGAAGAAGGCTATTTACGTTGGGATTCTTTAGGAGAATTTTTAGCACTACAGGCAAGTTTAGAACACTTGGCACAAACTCAAAATAATACGAAGGCTCAAGTATTGGCAGATGCACTAGATGAAGCTAATGCTAAGTTTTTAGCTAATGATAAATCTCCAGCTAGAAAAATAGGAAGTATAGATAATAGAGGTTCTCATTTCTATTTAGCGCTATATTGGGCAGAAGCTTTAGCTGCACAAACTCAAGATTCAGAGCTGTCTGCTCTTTTCCAACCTATTGCTAAAGAAATGCAAGAAAACGAAGCGAAAATCAATGAAGAGCTCATAGCTTCTCAAGGTAAAGCTCAAGATATTGAAGGCTACTATCGTCCAAACGAAGATAAAACTTACGCTGCAATGCGTCCTTCGGTAACACTTAATCAAATTATTGATAGAATATAA